A DNA window from Methanobrevibacter sp. TMH8 contains the following coding sequences:
- a CDS encoding NUDIX domain-containing protein, with amino-acid sequence MDIPYGLTMRGLLKQNDKILILKRHPNSKTNPNRWELPGGKVDPGEDFDDALIREFVEETNLNIKIGDLVGAVQENFSYKRTVALVMHVEIISGEIAISDEHIDWKWAYMNEIKDLDVSGWFKKLLIEKNYEL; translated from the coding sequence ATGGATATTCCATATGGATTGACAATGAGAGGATTATTGAAACAAAATGATAAAATTTTAATTTTAAAAAGACATCCAAATTCAAAAACAAACCCTAATCGATGGGAACTTCCTGGAGGCAAAGTTGATCCTGGAGAAGACTTTGATGATGCATTAATAAGAGAATTTGTCGAGGAAACAAATTTAAATATAAAAATTGGCGATTTAGTGGGAGCAGTTCAGGAAAATTTCTCTTATAAACGGACTGTGGCATTAGTAATGCATGTTGAAATTATATCTGGAGAAATAGCTATAAGTGATGAACATATTGATTGGAAATGGGCGTATATGAATGAAATTAAAGATTTAGATGTTTCTGGATGGTTTAAAAAGCTATTAATTGAAAAAAATTATGAATTATAA
- a CDS encoding MarR family transcriptional regulator, with translation MEQKDEYLKNKNLEKELFLNNKTYLNIISDIKSSKHRQKALQIFMKDENVKTPSEMSKILGIGMSHTSKILNDLKTHDLIVCINEKDKKNKKHEITKLGRNIGKIIIKS, from the coding sequence ATGGAACAAAAAGATGAATATTTAAAAAATAAAAATCTAGAAAAAGAACTTTTTTTAAATAATAAAACTTATTTAAATATTATATCAGACATTAAATCATCAAAACATCGCCAAAAAGCATTGCAAATATTTATGAAAGATGAAAATGTTAAAACTCCTTCAGAAATGTCTAAAATCCTTGGAATTGGTATGTCACACACAAGTAAAATTCTAAATGATTTAAAAACCCATGACCTTATAGTATGTATCAATGAAAAAGATAAGAAAAATAAAAAACATGAAATAACTAAGCTTGGAAGAAATATTGGAAAGATTATAATTAAATCATGA
- a CDS encoding winged helix-turn-helix domain-containing protein, whose product MKINDEYLEGLSAIKASKQKQQIIKVLSDQSMKIPSEIGYALDLKTNHISVNLRELKEMNIVKCLNEEKKKGRLYCITNKGMNLLEFL is encoded by the coding sequence ATGAAAATTAATGATGAATATTTAGAAGGATTATCTGCGATAAAGGCCTCAAAACAAAAACAACAAATTATAAAAGTTTTATCTGATCAAAGTATGAAAATTCCATCAGAAATAGGATATGCATTAGATTTAAAAACAAATCATATAAGTGTTAATCTTAGGGAATTGAAAGAAATGAATATTGTAAAATGCCTTAATGAAGAAAAGAAAAAAGGAAGATTATATTGCATAACAAATAAAGGAATGAATCTACTTGAATTCCTATAA
- a CDS encoding transcriptional regulator, whose translation MKKYDEEMVDLLTYVKPSKYRKDILKALENEKLKIPSEIAIEIGTITSHVSSHLTGLKERNLITCINENARKGRLYHITSKGKAVLKHLKTKENIDKK comes from the coding sequence ATGAAAAAATACGATGAAGAAATGGTAGACCTTCTAACCTATGTAAAACCATCAAAATATAGAAAAGATATATTAAAGGCCCTTGAAAATGAAAAATTAAAAATTCCTTCAGAAATAGCTATTGAAATCGGTACAATAACCAGCCATGTTAGTAGTCACCTTACTGGTTTAAAAGAAAGAAATCTTATAACATGCATTAATGAAAATGCAAGAAAAGGTAGATTATATCATATAACTTCAAAAGGAAAAGCTGTATTGAAACATCTGAAAACAAAAGAAAATATTGATAAAAAATAA
- a CDS encoding DNA glycosylase, producing MKIDSTIDLKLTQESGQTSQSPWKKIEFGYCDMIYVDNVPILVKAYQNDISKLNVDFELSSSKSDSVSDNDYSSIDEIAIEKEIIRIFDLNFDINKFYSYLAEDDKLKPAIDFCRGLRLFLAKDPFEAMVSSIASANNSIARWTKSIAKIRDKWGNPVNFPSGTFYTFPSPALLMSVYEDDFEEYEARNKSIEIECCIKNLKACGVGYRAPYMKKTSEILSVEEDLIELPKMKYEEAFETVLSLPGVGPKVADCILLYGYGFKEAFPSDVWIKRIVSYLYFDNKDISVDKVREFGMEKFGDYAGYVQLYLFHYARKSGLMDKLK from the coding sequence ATGAAAATTGATTCAACAATTGACCTAAAACTTACCCAAGAATCAGGCCAAACTTCACAATCTCCTTGGAAAAAGATAGAATTTGGTTATTGTGACATGATTTATGTAGATAATGTGCCGATTCTTGTTAAAGCTTATCAAAATGATATTTCTAAATTAAATGTTGATTTTGAACTTTCATCTTCTAAAAGTGATAGTGTTAGTGATAATGATTATAGTTCTATTGATGAAATAGCTATTGAAAAAGAAATAATTAGAATTTTTGACCTAAACTTTGATATTAATAAATTTTATAGCTATTTAGCTGAAGATGATAAACTTAAACCAGCTATTGATTTTTGTAGGGGTCTTCGTTTGTTTTTAGCTAAAGATCCTTTTGAGGCTATGGTTTCCTCTATAGCTTCAGCTAATAATTCTATTGCTCGTTGGACTAAATCTATAGCTAAAATTCGTGATAAATGGGGAAATCCCGTAAACTTTCCTTCTGGAACTTTTTATACATTTCCATCACCTGCATTGCTCATGTCAGTTTATGAAGATGATTTTGAGGAGTATGAAGCTCGTAATAAATCTATTGAGATTGAATGCTGTATAAAGAATCTTAAAGCCTGTGGTGTAGGTTATAGGGCTCCTTATATGAAAAAAACTAGTGAAATTCTAAGTGTTGAAGAAGATTTAATAGAACTTCCTAAGATGAAATATGAAGAAGCATTTGAAACAGTTCTATCTCTTCCAGGTGTTGGGCCTAAAGTAGCTGACTGCATTCTTCTCTATGGATATGGTTTTAAAGAAGCTTTTCCTTCTGATGTTTGGATAAAAAGAATTGTTTCTTATCTTTATTTTGATAATAAGGATATTTCTGTTGATAAAGTCCGTGAATTTGGAATGGAAAAATTTGGAGATTATGCTGGATATGTTCAATTATATCTATTCCATTATGCTCGTAAATCTGGTTTAATGGATAAATTAAAATAA
- the hisF gene encoding imidazole glycerol phosphate synthase subunit HisF, with translation MLTKRIIPCLDCDLQVPEGRVVKGVEFKQIKYAGNPVELANKYYEQGADEIVLLDITASKEKRATMKNVVEAVTENVFIPICIGGGIRKVDDYVDMLKAGADKCSTNTAAIHNPSLINEASEVVGTQACVVGIDAKRRYVDNPKESDEKNIIETKDGYCWFDTSIYGGSEFTGIDAIDWAQECQERGAGEILLTSMDRDGTEIGYDLELTKAINDAVDIPVIASGGVGKPKDILDAFEIADASAALAASIFHFDEYPVPIVKEYLKEKGVNVRL, from the coding sequence ATGTTAACAAAAAGGATTATTCCATGTTTAGACTGTGATCTTCAAGTTCCAGAAGGTCGTGTTGTTAAAGGAGTTGAATTTAAACAAATAAAGTACGCTGGAAACCCAGTGGAATTAGCTAATAAATATTATGAACAAGGTGCTGATGAAATTGTTCTTCTTGATATCACGGCTTCAAAGGAAAAAAGAGCTACTATGAAAAATGTAGTAGAGGCTGTAACAGAAAATGTATTTATTCCTATATGTATTGGTGGAGGAATTAGGAAAGTTGATGATTATGTTGATATGCTAAAAGCTGGAGCTGATAAATGTTCTACTAATACTGCAGCTATCCATAATCCTAGTCTTATCAATGAAGCATCTGAAGTAGTTGGTACTCAAGCTTGTGTAGTGGGGATTGATGCAAAAAGAAGATATGTTGATAATCCTAAAGAAAGTGATGAAAAGAATATAATCGAGACTAAGGATGGATATTGTTGGTTTGACACAAGTATTTATGGTGGAAGTGAGTTTACTGGTATTGATGCTATTGATTGGGCTCAAGAATGTCAAGAACGTGGAGCTGGTGAAATTCTCTTAACTTCTATGGACAGAGATGGAACTGAAATTGGTTATGATCTTGAACTTACAAAAGCTATTAATGATGCAGTTGATATTCCTGTGATAGCTTCTGGTGGCGTTGGAAAACCTAAAGATATCCTTGATGCTTTTGAAATAGCTGATGCTAGTGCAGCTCTTGCAGCTAGTATTTTCCATTTTGATGAATACCCTGTACCTATAGTCAAAGAGTATTTGAAAGAAAAAGGCGTCAATGTTAGATTATAG
- a CDS encoding CPBP family intramembrane glutamic endopeptidase, with amino-acid sequence MAENSENKDKFKFERKGLDFPFYNNNPHLSNGKWIILTIGFLITLLFGLIPKAGIPQYISEFIYFLIPFATFFYVANGKLGLICKKFQKSDIWLILGTIILYFVYSLVMGVLLKSIGIVAHTNPAISHLDSILFWIAFPFQIFGEELIKVIPFIIVLFLIYKFTGQRKLGIIIATLVSVILFGILHYNAYGSIITVILIQGIGSIIMLFVYLKSKNILASYIVHLATDTIIFLGALSAGAGFLF; translated from the coding sequence ATGGCTGAAAATAGTGAAAATAAAGATAAATTCAAATTTGAAAGAAAAGGATTAGACTTTCCGTTTTATAACAACAACCCTCATTTATCCAATGGAAAATGGATTATATTGACAATAGGTTTTTTAATAACTTTATTATTTGGTTTAATCCCAAAAGCAGGAATCCCCCAATACATATCTGAGTTTATTTACTTTTTAATTCCATTTGCAACTTTTTTTTATGTTGCTAATGGAAAATTAGGACTTATATGTAAAAAATTCCAAAAAAGCGACATATGGTTGATATTAGGAACTATAATTCTATATTTCGTATATTCACTTGTAATGGGTGTTCTATTAAAATCAATAGGTATTGTAGCACATACGAATCCTGCAATTAGTCATCTAGATAGTATCCTATTTTGGATAGCTTTCCCATTCCAAATATTCGGTGAAGAACTTATAAAAGTAATTCCTTTTATAATAGTTCTATTTTTAATATATAAATTTACAGGTCAACGAAAATTGGGAATCATTATAGCTACTTTAGTTTCAGTAATATTATTTGGAATATTGCATTATAATGCTTATGGAAGTATTATAACTGTAATTTTGATTCAAGGAATAGGTTCTATTATTATGTTATTCGTATATCTGAAGAGTAAAAATATTTTAGCATCTTATATAGTTCATTTAGCTACTGATACCATAATTTTCCTAGGAGCACTCAGTGCAGGGGCTGGATTTTTATTTTAA
- the rbr gene encoding rubrerythrin — MSDLKGTKTEKNLMNSFSGESRSRNKYTFYAAKAKEEGYEQIAALFLETAEKEREHAKIWFKLLHNDEIPDTATNLDDAADVEHYGWTKYNKFAKEAEEEGFDKISYVFEMVGQIEKEHEAKYRKLLANLKNDEVFKKQKVSVWECRNCEYIIEGESAPEICPVCGYPKAYFEIKAENY, encoded by the coding sequence ATGTCAGATTTAAAAGGGACAAAAACAGAGAAGAATTTAATGAATTCTTTTTCAGGAGAATCACGATCTAGAAATAAATATACTTTTTATGCAGCTAAAGCAAAAGAAGAAGGTTATGAACAAATTGCTGCCTTATTTCTTGAAACTGCAGAAAAAGAAAGGGAACATGCAAAAATATGGTTTAAACTTTTGCATAATGATGAAATACCTGATACAGCAACTAATTTAGATGATGCAGCAGATGTTGAACATTATGGATGGACTAAGTATAATAAATTTGCAAAAGAAGCTGAAGAAGAAGGTTTTGACAAAATTTCTTATGTTTTTGAAATGGTAGGGCAAATTGAAAAGGAACATGAAGCAAAATATAGAAAACTTTTGGCCAATTTAAAAAATGATGAGGTATTTAAAAAACAAAAAGTATCAGTTTGGGAATGTAGAAATTGTGAATATATTATTGAAGGAGAATCTGCACCAGAAATTTGTCCAGTATGTGGATATCCAAAAGCATACTTTGAAATAAAGGCAGAAAATTATTGA
- the gyrA gene encoding DNA gyrase subunit A has protein sequence MENDIDKVTRVNISSEVKDSFLDYSMSVIISRAIPDVRDGLKPVHRRILYTMFEEGMLPSKKHQKSANAVGAIMGHYHPHGDSAIYEAMVRMAQDFTYSNTLIDGHGNFGSIDGDGAGAYRYTEARLSKISMEMLKDINKNTVDFIDNYDGQRKEPVVLPSRFPNILVNGSIGIAVGMATNIPPHNLGEVIDGCVAFIDNQDITVLELMDYIKGPDFPTAASILGDAGIKKAYTTGKGSITIQSKIDIEEKNGKHKLIIREIPYQLNKTNLIVKIAELVRDKQIQGISNLNDESTLDGIRIVIDVKKGYNVNVLLNNLYKKTQLQSNYSINLLMLVNNRPKRLNLLEIINHYVQYQKSIVIRRTKFDLEKSEKRAHILEGLNIALDNIDAVVKIIKETDAVDEIKKIFNERFNLTEKQSIAILDMQLRRLSGLERKKISNELTEILKLIEELKGILGSEDKVLNIIKEELLEVKNKFAPPRRTIIDKSSAEFIEDESLIPVENMIITLTNKGYIKSIKQDTYRTQNRAGVGVKGMATNEDDFVENMINMTTHDYLMFFTNKGKVYRLKGYEVPIYSRQSKGLPIVNLLPLDEEEIVTSVLKVNQEEKSKYCLFATERGLVKKTKLSEFSKIRKTGKIAIKLKENDSLISVKKTTGNDQIFLASSNGKAIHFDEREVSSSGRNASGLIGIRMDEGIVVSCEITKDGQQILTVTENGYGKRTNVEDYRLTHRGGKGVKALKKTKKTGNLISLKAIDGDKDLIIVTEEGIVIRLPLEQTPSSDRVTQGTRLIKLKDGQKVSAVATIDREE, from the coding sequence ATGGAGAATGATATTGATAAAGTAACTAGGGTAAATATATCTTCTGAAGTAAAAGATTCATTCTTAGATTATTCTATGAGTGTTATTATTTCACGTGCTATACCTGATGTTAGAGATGGTTTAAAACCAGTTCACAGGCGTATTTTGTACACTATGTTTGAAGAGGGTATGCTTCCTAGCAAAAAACATCAAAAATCTGCTAATGCTGTTGGTGCTATTATGGGTCACTACCATCCTCATGGTGATTCAGCTATTTATGAAGCTATGGTTAGGATGGCTCAAGATTTTACTTATAGTAATACTCTCATTGATGGTCATGGGAACTTTGGTTCAATTGATGGAGATGGTGCAGGAGCATACAGATATACTGAAGCTCGTCTTTCAAAAATTTCAATGGAAATGCTGAAAGATATTAATAAAAACACAGTTGATTTTATAGATAACTATGATGGCCAAAGAAAAGAGCCAGTAGTTTTACCTTCAAGATTTCCTAATATTCTTGTTAATGGAAGTATAGGAATAGCTGTAGGTATGGCAACAAACATCCCTCCACATAATTTAGGAGAGGTAATAGATGGTTGTGTTGCATTTATTGATAATCAGGATATAACTGTTCTTGAATTAATGGATTATATTAAAGGGCCTGATTTTCCAACAGCAGCTTCAATTTTAGGAGATGCAGGGATTAAAAAAGCATATACAACGGGCAAAGGATCTATTACAATACAATCTAAAATTGATATTGAAGAAAAAAATGGAAAACACAAGTTAATCATAAGAGAAATACCTTATCAATTAAATAAAACAAATTTAATCGTTAAAATAGCTGAATTAGTTCGTGACAAACAAATTCAAGGTATATCTAACTTGAATGATGAATCTACGTTAGATGGAATAAGAATTGTCATTGATGTGAAAAAAGGATATAATGTTAATGTTTTATTAAATAATTTATATAAAAAAACTCAGCTACAATCTAATTATAGTATCAATCTTTTGATGCTTGTAAATAATAGGCCAAAAAGACTGAATCTTCTTGAAATTATAAATCATTATGTTCAATATCAAAAATCAATAGTTATAAGAAGAACTAAATTTGATTTAGAAAAATCAGAAAAAAGAGCACATATTTTAGAAGGTTTAAATATTGCTTTGGATAATATAGATGCTGTAGTAAAGATTATTAAAGAGACAGATGCTGTAGATGAAATAAAAAAAATATTCAATGAGCGATTTAACTTAACTGAAAAACAAAGTATAGCTATTCTAGACATGCAACTTAGACGGCTTTCAGGATTAGAAAGGAAAAAGATTAGTAATGAATTAACCGAAATCTTAAAATTAATTGAAGAACTTAAAGGAATTTTAGGTTCTGAAGATAAAGTTTTAAATATTATTAAAGAAGAACTCCTAGAAGTAAAAAATAAATTTGCACCTCCTCGTAGAACTATTATCGACAAATCTAGTGCTGAATTTATTGAAGATGAATCTTTAATTCCTGTTGAGAATATGATTATAACTTTAACCAATAAAGGCTATATAAAAAGTATTAAGCAAGATACTTATAGAACACAAAATCGTGCTGGAGTTGGTGTTAAAGGTATGGCTACAAATGAAGATGACTTTGTAGAAAATATGATTAACATGACCACACATGATTATTTAATGTTCTTTACAAATAAAGGAAAAGTTTATCGTTTAAAAGGATATGAAGTCCCTATTTATTCAAGACAATCAAAAGGTTTGCCTATTGTGAATTTATTGCCTTTAGATGAGGAAGAAATTGTCACTAGTGTATTAAAAGTTAACCAAGAAGAAAAATCTAAATATTGTTTATTTGCTACAGAAAGAGGTTTAGTTAAAAAAACAAAACTATCTGAATTTTCTAAAATTAGAAAAACAGGGAAAATAGCTATTAAACTGAAAGAAAATGACTCTTTAATTAGTGTTAAAAAAACTACTGGAAATGATCAAATTTTCCTCGCATCTTCAAATGGTAAAGCTATTCATTTTGATGAAAGAGAAGTTTCATCTTCTGGAAGAAATGCTTCTGGCTTAATAGGAATAAGAATGGATGAAGGAATTGTTGTTAGCTGTGAAATTACTAAAGATGGCCAACAAATCTTAACAGTAACAGAAAACGGTTATGGTAAACGAACAAATGTTGAAGACTATCGTTTAACTCATAGAGGAGGAAAAGGAGTTAAGGCATTAAAGAAAACCAAAAAAACCGGAAATCTTATATCACTTAAAGCTATTGATGGTGATAAAGATTTAATAATAGTAACTGAAGAAGGTATTGTAATAAGACTTCCACTAGAACAAACACCTTCTAGTGATCGTGTTACTCAAGGTACAAGACTTATAAAATTAAAAGATGGACAGAAAGTAAGTGCAGTTGCAACAATAGATAGAGAAGAGTAA
- the gyrB gene encoding DNA topoisomerase (ATP-hydrolyzing) subunit B, protein MNENMNESTYNDNDIKVLKGLEAVRKRPGMYIGSTSSRGLHHLVWEIVDNSIDEALAGYSDIIKVFINKDNSITVIDNGRGIPTGIHPKTGVSTIETVFTVLHAGGKFGGGGYKVSGGLHGVGASVVNALSSFLEIKVYQNGSIYSMSFKNGGKDIEKLKVIGEYEGEKSGTEVTFRPDPEIFTETTEFDYDILRTRLRELAFLNKGLKIILTDERRGEDKKVQEEFMYEGGIKEYVKMLNKNKTPLTKEIVDVEGEIDEVIIEVALQYNKSYSGLIYSFVNNINTHEGGTHEDGVKQALTKEIKRYAKDKKILKEKDEPLIGDDVREGLAMIISCKHPNPQFEGQTKTKLGNSEVKKIASSIFSEGFRKFLLENPNEAKIIVEKAMAASKARIAAKKARELTRRKGGLELTTQWGKLTDCSSKDVKESELFIVEGNSAAGPAKQGRDSRIQAVLPIRGKIINVEKSRLDKILANEEIRSLITAFGTGVGEEFDIEKLRYNKIIIMTDADVDGAHIRTLLLTFFYRYFEPLVENGHIYAAQPPLFKISHGKTNKYVLDQEELDEYVNNLSEKTKYDISRMKGLGEMDPIELKETTMDIKTRNLLKIELDDAILADETFQILMGEDVAPRRKFIEDNALNVRNLDV, encoded by the coding sequence ATGAATGAAAACATGAATGAAAGCACCTATAATGACAATGATATTAAAGTATTAAAGGGTTTGGAAGCTGTTAGAAAACGTCCTGGAATGTATATTGGATCAACAAGTAGTCGAGGACTTCATCATTTAGTCTGGGAAATTGTAGATAATTCTATTGATGAAGCATTAGCTGGTTATTCTGATATTATAAAAGTATTCATCAATAAAGATAATTCAATTACAGTTATTGATAATGGAAGAGGGATTCCTACTGGAATACATCCTAAAACTGGAGTTTCAACTATTGAAACTGTATTCACTGTTTTACATGCAGGAGGTAAATTTGGTGGAGGTGGATATAAAGTTTCTGGTGGATTACATGGTGTTGGTGCTAGTGTTGTTAATGCATTAAGTAGTTTTTTAGAAATTAAAGTTTATCAAAATGGTTCTATTTATTCAATGAGCTTTAAAAATGGTGGAAAAGACATTGAAAAATTAAAAGTTATAGGGGAATATGAAGGGGAAAAAAGTGGTACTGAAGTAACTTTTAGACCTGATCCAGAAATTTTCACAGAAACTACTGAATTTGATTATGATATTTTAAGAACACGGCTTAGAGAATTAGCATTTTTAAATAAAGGCCTCAAAATAATCTTGACTGATGAAAGAAGGGGAGAAGATAAAAAAGTTCAAGAAGAATTTATGTATGAGGGTGGAATAAAAGAATATGTTAAAATGCTAAATAAGAATAAAACGCCTCTTACTAAAGAAATTGTTGATGTAGAAGGTGAAATAGATGAGGTTATTATTGAAGTAGCATTACAATATAATAAAAGTTATTCTGGATTAATATATTCTTTTGTCAATAATATTAATACTCATGAGGGTGGAACTCATGAGGATGGAGTTAAACAAGCTTTAACAAAAGAAATAAAAAGATATGCCAAAGATAAGAAAATTTTAAAGGAAAAAGATGAACCTTTAATCGGTGATGATGTTAGAGAAGGTTTAGCAATGATCATATCTTGTAAACATCCTAATCCACAATTCGAAGGTCAAACAAAAACAAAACTAGGAAATTCTGAAGTTAAAAAAATTGCATCAAGTATTTTTTCAGAAGGATTTAGAAAATTCTTATTAGAGAACCCAAATGAAGCTAAAATAATCGTTGAAAAAGCAATGGCTGCTTCTAAAGCAAGAATAGCTGCTAAAAAAGCTCGTGAACTAACTCGGCGAAAAGGTGGATTAGAACTCACTACTCAATGGGGAAAATTAACAGATTGTTCATCTAAAGATGTGAAAGAAAGTGAACTTTTTATTGTGGAAGGAAATTCTGCAGCAGGGCCAGCTAAACAAGGTAGAGATTCTAGAATACAAGCTGTTTTACCAATTCGTGGAAAAATAATAAATGTTGAAAAATCTCGTTTAGATAAAATTTTAGCTAATGAAGAAATTCGAAGTTTAATAACTGCATTTGGTACTGGTGTTGGAGAAGAGTTTGATATTGAAAAACTTAGATATAATAAGATTATAATCATGACAGATGCGGATGTTGATGGAGCTCACATTAGAACATTGCTTTTAACATTCTTTTACAGATATTTTGAACCATTAGTAGAAAATGGTCATATTTATGCTGCTCAGCCACCTTTGTTTAAAATTTCTCATGGAAAAACCAATAAATATGTTTTAGATCAAGAAGAACTTGATGAATATGTTAATAACTTAAGTGAAAAAACTAAGTATGATATAAGTAGAATGAAAGGATTGGGTGAAATGGACCCAATTGAACTTAAAGAAACTACCATGGATATAAAAACTAGAAATCTTCTTAAAATTGAGTTAGATGATGCAATTTTAGCTGATGAAACTTTCCAAATATTAATGGGGGAAGATGTTGCTCCAAGAAGGAAATTTATTGAAGATAATGCATTGAATGTTAGAAATTTGGATGTTTAG
- a CDS encoding MFS transporter, whose protein sequence is MCVILINKIKKYNQSKNNNNNNKASMVVWAVFFAGIIAFMGLGLVDPILPAISSQLGASQTEATLLFSGYNAIMAVAMLITGFINRKLGTKITLLAGIALIAIFAVLCGLGHNVWEIIVLRCGWGLGNAIFIAVALTTIISFSKDKVKKSIIMYEAAIGLGLSIGPIIGGLLGGFSWRFPFFGVGFLMFIAFLLITILMPKHSPTEDQVQESVEHHKNTETSILDPIHAMKHKHILIFGFFAFLYNFGFFTLLAYAPFVLNLSAEGIGLVFLCWGVFLAINSVIIAPKIRNRLGSIKSLYLIVSLFAILLLIMGLFTSIQWVVILATALSGILIGNINTLLTTVVMDGSPIDSSTTSSAYNFLRFIGSAIAPVLAGFLGETISPSTPFLVGFGFCILAIIFLFFNIRRIKHLKQK, encoded by the coding sequence GTGTGTGTAATTTTAATAAATAAAATTAAAAAATATAATCAATCAAAAAATAATAATAACAATAATAAAGCATCTATGGTTGTATGGGCTGTATTTTTTGCAGGTATAATAGCATTTATGGGACTTGGTCTTGTAGATCCAATTTTACCAGCTATTTCTTCTCAACTTGGAGCGAGTCAAACTGAAGCTACATTACTTTTTTCTGGTTATAATGCAATAATGGCTGTTGCAATGCTTATTACAGGTTTTATAAATAGAAAATTAGGAACTAAAATAACACTTCTTGCAGGGATAGCTTTAATAGCTATATTTGCTGTGCTTTGTGGTTTAGGGCATAATGTTTGGGAAATAATAGTTCTTCGTTGTGGTTGGGGTCTTGGAAATGCTATTTTCATAGCTGTTGCCTTAACAACAATAATATCATTTTCTAAAGATAAAGTGAAAAAATCAATAATAATGTATGAAGCAGCTATTGGACTTGGATTATCAATCGGACCTATAATCGGAGGATTATTAGGGGGTTTTTCTTGGAGATTTCCCTTTTTTGGTGTTGGATTTTTAATGTTTATAGCATTTCTTTTAATCACTATTCTAATGCCAAAACATTCTCCTACTGAAGATCAAGTACAAGAATCAGTTGAACATCATAAAAATACTGAAACCTCTATATTGGATCCAATCCATGCAATGAAACATAAACATATATTAATATTTGGTTTTTTTGCTTTCTTATACAACTTTGGGTTTTTTACATTATTGGCATATGCTCCATTTGTATTAAATTTGTCTGCTGAAGGTATAGGATTAGTATTTTTATGCTGGGGTGTATTTTTAGCTATTAATTCAGTTATTATAGCTCCAAAGATTAGAAATAGGTTAGGTTCAATAAAATCACTATATTTAATTGTAAGTTTATTTGCTATATTGTTGTTAATAATGGGATTATTCACATCTATACAATGGGTAGTGATATTAGCTACAGCACTTTCTGGTATTTTAATAGGTAATATAAACACTCTACTAACAACTGTAGTCATGGATGGATCTCCAATTGATAGCTCAACAACATCTTCTGCATATAATTTCTTGCGTTTCATAGGTTCAGCTATTGCACCAGTCCTTGCAGGATTTTTGGGAGAAACTATTTCACCAAGCACTCCCTTTTTAGTTGGATTTGGCTTTTGTATATTAGCAATAATCTTCTTATTTTTCAACATTAGAAGAATTAAACATTTAAAACAGAAATAA
- a CDS encoding MarR family transcriptional regulator: MEDRFEFRDEKGLMWLIPKINHLMRNEMENILKEYNISLSQWVTLARIHRMEGYNQKNLAEISLRNNAAITRILNSLEEKGLVKRKVSPDDKREFLIYITKKGDQLYKKSEKILFDYNSDIGSIFSESELNKLDFLLKKLFLHLK; this comes from the coding sequence ATGGAAGATAGATTCGAATTCAGGGATGAAAAAGGACTTATGTGGTTAATTCCTAAGATTAACCATTTAATGAGAAATGAAATGGAAAATATCCTTAAAGAATATAATATTTCTCTTAGTCAATGGGTTACATTAGCTAGAATACATAGAATGGAAGGTTATAACCAAAAAAATCTAGCTGAAATTTCTCTTAGAAATAATGCAGCTATTACACGTATTTTAAATTCTCTTGAAGAAAAAGGGCTTGTTAAAAGAAAAGTGTCTCCCGATGATAAAAGAGAATTTTTGATTTATATTACAAAAAAAGGAGATCAATTATATAAAAAATCTGAAAAGATTTTATTTGATTATAATAGTGATATTGGCTCTATTTTCTCTGAATCAGAGTTAAATAAATTAGATTTTCTTTTGAAAAAGCTATTTTTACATTTAAAATAA